GAAAGATTGGAAAGTAGATAAACGTGTTATAAACATCTCATCTGGCGCAGGAAAAAATCCTTATTTCGGATGGGGAGCTTATTGTACAACGAAAGCTGGCGTAAATATGTTTACACAGTGTGTAGCGACCGAAGAAAAAGAAAAAGAATATCCAGTAAAAATCGTCGCTTTTGCACCTGGTGTTGTTGATACAAATATGCAAGCTCAAATTCGTGAAACAAATAAAGAAGACTTCATAAATTTAGATCGATTCATCGCATTAAAAGAAGAAGGAAAGCTACTGTTACCCGAATATGTTGCGAAGGCAATTCGTAGCTTACTAGAAACAGAGGACTTCCCGCAAGGTGAGGTAATTCGAATTGATGAATAACAAAAAGGCACGCTATACTAGTGTGCCTTTTCATTCTACTTCTCTAAAAATATAAGTACAGACTCCATAATCTCTTCATAACCAATTTCTTGATAAATTTTATTTGATGTTGGATTTGCCAGATCAGTATATAATGTCGTTGTTTTGTAACCTTCATCTAACATACGTTGACTAAGTGCAGCTACACAATTTGATGCGTACCCTTTTTTCCGTTCTTCTTTCGGCGTATATACGAAATTAACTGTTATATTATTTGTAGTTGGTCTTGTTTTTGCAGCTACAGAGACTAATTTCCCGCCAACCTCCAGACCAAATAGACGGTTGGTAGTTATTAATGTATGCGCGGTTTGTTTCGCTTCCTCTTTCGTAGTAGGTAACTTCACGTCTTCACAAAATTGATATATCCATTTTTCTATTAATGGTAGCTCATCACTATTTATCGTACGAAAAATCCCATCGTTCCACTTCTTCTTTACTCGTTTTAATTCATATACACCTTGCTCCATTCCAACTACAATTTTTTTCTGTTCTAATATCGCAATCTCTTCAGCTAACTTCTTTATGACTTTCTTATTGCCAATGAAACCAGGAATATCCGGATATACTTTCGTTAACTCCTTTGCAAGTTCCACTATATCCTCTTCCGCAATTTCAGAAGTTGCAACAATCATTTGTCTTTCCACAGTTTGAAGAAATACAATCGTAACCTCTTCTCCACGTTTCGCTACCGCCATAAATATCGGTTCTTGAACAACTTGTAAAACGCCTAATATTAAATTATTTGCCTGCTCATTCTTTTCTAAAAATGATGTAACATCTTCTTTAAAACGGAGAACCTCTTCATATACGTGTAATTGAATCATCGACAATCTCTTCCCTCGATTTATATTTTAATTAAGTATTGGCGATTAATTCATTAAATCCTCCTTTTACGATTCAATAATATTTGAAACTAATGTGTTCAAATCATTTTCAGCATGCAAAACTCTCTTCTTTTCCTTCTCAAATATCTCTTCTTCTTTTCGAAAAGATTCTTTGCGTTTTTGAATCATACGCTCCATCTCTTTTTTACTCGGACCACCATATACATTTCTTTTTTGAATAAAAGCTTCTGGTGATATAATTTCTTTCCACTCTTCTTCTAATAAAGTTACTCTTAACTTTTCTTGCAAGTACATATTTACTTCTTTGAAATGTAATTCATGTAATTCTTTCTTCTGCTGCATAGACATATTCGCAATCGTACTTGCTGCATGATGTGCATGCCGGAATGGTATTTCATAGTTCTTTGTTAAAACATCTGCGAAATCTGTAATCGTAATCGCGTGTTTATATGAACGACTTTTTAACGTTTCCGCTTCTACCTTCATCGTTCGAATAACTGCGTTCATAATACAAAAAACACGAATCGCCTTTTCGATTCCTTTATATAAATACGGCTGCAAGTCATCCTCCGTATCGACAATATCGCCAAATGGTGTATTATGAATCATTTGAAATACAGTAAAGGCTTCCCCTAAAGCACTACTCGTAATAGCGCGTGCATGTTCAATTGAAACAGGATTTCGTTTTTGCGGCATAATGCTACTTATTTGTACATATGGCTTCGCTACAGTAATCCCATCGTATTCTTTCGTCGCTAATAGTAAAAAATCATGAATCCATCTACTTGTGTTCGTCATAATAACCATTAGCAACGAACTAACTTCTAATAAATAATCCGCTCCAGCGACAGCATCATATGAGTTCTCAATTACATTTGTAAATCCCAGTAGCTGTGCCACTCGCTCTCGCTTAATCGGGAAACTTGTTGTAGAAAGGGCAGCTGCCCCCATTGGAGAATGATTTACAAAATGATACGCTTTTCTCGTTCGTTCCAAGTCTCTTTGCATCGTATCGTAAATTGCTAAAACATAATGACCAAATGTTGTTGGTTGCGCTGGTTGTGTATGTGTATACGCAGGCATAATTGTTCCCATATGTTCCTCAGCGAGCTCCAGCATACTTTCTTGCAGCAATAAATGATGTTCCATTAACCGTAATACATATTGCCGCAAACTCATGCGATACATCGTTACACCCATATCATTTCTACTCCTACCGATATGCATATTACTGACAAATTCACACTTTGCTTCTTGAGAAAGTAAATGTTCAACTAAGAAAAAAAGATCTTCATGTTGCTCTGTATATAGCAACTGATCCTTTGGAATTGCCCCTACCTTTTTAAGTGCTGTTAATATAGCTTTCGCTTCTTCTCTTTTCATTAGCTTTTCTTCAGTTAACATAATAATATGTGCCCTATGCACTTGAAACATATCTTTCAATAAATAATTACGCTGAAAATCAAATACATGCTGTAGTACACAGTCTACATATGTTTTCCCAGGGAAATCAGCGCCTTCATTTTTAATAAACTCTTCTTTACTCTGTTTCATCACCTTTTCCCCTTTCGCCTAAGTATTACTACCCATCATACCCAGCGATAGCTAAAAAGTGCTTGTACATAAAGTGAAACTTTAATCAGTGGGTGGTTCATCTCCCACTGATTATTAACCTTCACCAATCGGTCGTTTACGGAATAAAAATAAACTCGGCGCTCATAGCACCGAGTTTATTTAATAAAAGTCGCATCATACTTATCACTTTGCAACACTTGGAAGTGTAAATTTGCTAAATGTTTACGTATTTCAGCACTGTCATCTTCATTTAAATTATTCGCTAAAAATACAATTTCTGTACAGTTCCCGCGTTTATCCATTGCATAAACCGCTTTTGTAACTGTCCATGGTGTATAACCATTCTTTTGCCCCGCGTGTCTAAATGTTTTACGATATTTCTTGGCACTCATATCCGTTTCAACGATATCCGCCCACACTTTTTCTTCTGCTTCTGTCAAGCCACCTTTATGATTTGCCTTTTGAAGCAATACCATATAATCGTTTGCAGAAGCAGCCGGCAATCTATCCGACCAAATTTTATCGTAACGTTCTTCCAAATAAAGAGGAATTTCCTTCTGTAATAATGGGCCCTTCTTTTTTAAGCGTTCATGAATAATCATCGCATATTGACGATATTGCTCTTGAGACATTTCTTTTAACTTTTTCTCTATTTTATATTTTGGAACATGTAGTTCTTTATGCAAATATCCCGGAATGTATAAAGATGAAACGATCGGAAATAGTGGTTGATGTGCAGGAAGCGATAAACTTTGTAAATTACGATTAATGTTCTCTAATCCTAACACTTCCATTAAGTACTCAGTATTCGCATTTGAACTGAACCTAACCATACCTTTTGCAACTTCCTCTAAAGAGACTGCTCCTTCAGTTATTTTTTCTTTTTTTTGCAAATAACTTTGCCATCTGTCTTGTGCACCACCATCTGTATTCGGCACATAATAACGATTCACATCATTAATTGAAACGAAACTAGACGGGTCGATTTTCCCCTCTGTAACTTGTTTCGTATATTCAAGCGCCACAATTAACTTCATCGTACTAGCAACTGGCAATACAACATCTGGATTTACAGAATACACAACTTTATCATTTCTCTTTACTAGAAGAGCGCTATTTTTTTCATCTTTATGTTCTTCAATAAAAGATGCTATATACTGCGCATCATCATTATTTGAACTCCACACTTTTTTCACTAAAAAGTTACCCGAGATTAGCAAAACGAAAATACCCACAATCACCGCGCATACTATAGTTTTTTTCAAGTAAAATTCCTCTCCTATTGTGTAACTCTTCTCTATTTATCTCTTAAAAACAAAATAATGGAGATGATTATTTAAATAATCATCTCCATTATTTTAACTTGTATGCTCCTATTATGTCTACGTCATAATTTTCACAAAATCTTCAAGAAACTTTTTATAATGTAATGACCAACCAATTCTCACCCAATTTTTCAATGCTTTCGCATCAGGTTGCGGGCGAAAATCAGCGATACTTTCTCCTTTTGCAACTCCAACCGTATCGACATCAACACGGCGATACACGTAATCTAAAAGAGATGGATTTGCCGCTACCATCATTGTAACAACGTCATGTACTGGACTACCTGTTATTTTTGGATTTAACTTTTTATAAGCTTTATAATAATACGTAAATATCGGTTCAATTAACTTATTAAAACTTGTTTTAGAGTGTTTCGTAATATACTTTACCATCTCCGGCGTAATAATAGCTTCAGATGTAACGTTAAGTGGCACTAATGTCACATTCTTTGCATTTTGCATAACTAATTGCGACGCAATGGGATCACCATGAAAATTCGCCTCCGCGACTGGTGTAACATTACCAGGCATTAAGAAAGCACCGCCCATTATATAATACTCTTTCACATACTTCATCATCGGTTTTTCTAAAATAAATGCTGTCGCTAGTGTCGTTGATCTGCCAGCATCAACAATGATTAATTCACCTTTATACTTTTCAAGAATATCAAAAAATGCACAAAAAGGTTTTATATTAGGTGAAAATGCTTTTGGCGGTTTAATAGGACCTAAGCCATCTGCCCCATGAATCTCCGGGTAATACGTCACAAAATCCCCGGATAAAGGGATTTTCGCACCATTAATAACAGGTATATCTTCCCTTCCCGCCATTTGCAATAAATATGCCGCATTAGTCGTTGCTTTTTCTTGCGTTACATTCCCGTATCCTGTTACAACACCAACAATATCAACATCAGGATGCATAATTCCATACATGATGGCTAAAGAGTCATCAATTCCCGGGTCTCCCAAAAACAACACTTTTTTCATCGACCTCAACTCCATCCCCTCAGTTGTTATTAATTTATGAATAGTCATGGATATACAGAATAAAAAAGAATAAATTCATACGAAAAAACGCAGCCCTATACGGACTGCGTTCTCCATCTTATCTAGACGTTTTTCTTCATAGTAACCATACTGCCAATGATGTAAGCAATAAATGCAAAGCAGATTGGGAAGACAACTGTATGTATACCGAACGGGTTTGGATAGAAAAGATGAATACACATATATGAGCCTACCCCAACTAAAATGGAAGCGAGTGCTCCAGTTGCATTTCCCTTTCTCCAATATAAACCTAGTACAATCGGCCAAATGAACGCCGCTTCTAAACCACCGAAGGAAAATAAATTTAACCATATTAAAAAATCTGGCGGCTTAATAGCTGCAGCATATACGAGTAATCCTACGATACCAGTAATCAAAAGACTACCTTTCTTTATCGTACTATCTGCTGCATCTTTATTTATGTAATTCACATATATGTCCTTAATAATTGACGAACTTACAAGTAAAAGTAATGAGTTTACTGTAGACATTATCGCTGCCATTGGTGCAGCTAAGAAAACTCCAGCTAGCCAAGGTGGTAACACTTCCATCGCGAGTAGCGGCATCACTTTATCTGGTACCGTTATACCAGGAAGTACTACTCGTGCAAATACACCAGTTAAATGCATACCAATCATAATTGTACCAACGACAATCGTCCCAATGATAAGCGCTTGATGCATAGCTTTTGAATTTTTATAAGACATAGCACGCACACTAATTTGTGGTAATCCAACGACTCCGATTCCAATTAAAATCCAAAACGATGTCACATATGATTTCGTTAAACTGCCATCTGCTCCAAATGGTGTGATTAAATTCGGATTAATTTGAATGAGTTCCTGCATAATCTTTTCAACTCCACCACCAGCAATGACAGTAGCAATTAAAATGATTGTTGTTCCGACTAACATAATGATTCCCAATAACGTATCTGATAAAGCAACTGCACGAAATCCACCAATTAGCACGTACACAAGTACAGAAAATGTAAATAAAAATAGTGCTGTTGTATAAGAAAGTCCTGTTAGTGACTCAATTAATCGTCCGCCGCCAACCCACTGGGCTACTGTTGCTGAGAACAAAAAGATTATAATACATAACGCAGAAAGAACAACTACCGCTTTATTATTGTACCTTCCCTTTAAATAATCAATAAGCGTAATCGCTTCCATCTTCCTTGCGATAATCGCAAACTTTTTACCGATAACCGTTAAAACGATATATCCTGTTACAACTTGAATCGCTGATAATAGCACCCATCCAAGTCCCATATTGTAAGCAATACCAGGCCCACCGATAAAGCTACTTGCACTACCGTACGTAGCAATCATTGTCATAGCTAATAATAAGCCGCCAAGCTCACGTCCACCAAGAAAATATTCTTGTAAAAATTTATTATTAGCAGTTGCTTGTACACGTCTTGATGCGTATACACCAATTAAAAACACAACGATAAATGAAATTATCATTGGAATGATTACATACCAATTCATCTCTTATTCCTCACTTTTTTCTTCCTCATCGAGTGAAATATCTTTAAATACAAAACGAACAACTAAACTAAGCAAAATAACCATTACGATAAATCCAACGATACAGCTATAAAAAAACCATGATGGAAAACCTAATACATATGTATATTCACTTGGATCCTTGCTACCAAGCCCATAAGCAAATCCATACCATATTATAAAATTAATAATAGCTAATCCAAGACCAATTAACGCTTCTCTATGAGCAATTCGAAAGCGTGGATCATCATGATAATTCTTCATTTTCTCCCTCCTCTCACGATGTATAATTGTACCACTGTTCTTCTAGTTTTTCCTACTAGAAAACAAAAACGCGCAGGATTTTTTGTAATTGTATAGAATACCATGTATCATTACATATTTTTTACAATTGTAACACAATTGAAATTTGAATTTTCAGTGTTTATTATTTATGATTTTAATTAGAGGCTTTTCATCTAGTTCCCACATCCTTGATTTCGGAATAAACGCCGTCTCGTACTGCGTTTACATTATATTTTCAAGGGGGTTATACAATGAGTCAACTAGCTGTAAATCTTCATGAAAAGGTAGAGAAATTTCTTCAAGGCACGAAAAAGTTATATGTAAATGGATCTTTCGTTGAAAGCGCTTCCGGTAAAACATTTAAAACACCTAACCCTGCAACTGGCGAAACACTTGCTGTCGTTTCTGAAGCTGGTCGCGAAGATATTCATAAAGCTGTAGTTGCAGCTCGCATGGCTTTTGACGAAGGTCCTTGGTCTCGCATGAGCACTGCTGAGCGAAGCCGTCTTATGTACAAGCTTGCCGATTTAATGGAAGAACATAAAGAAGAGCTTGCACAGCTCGAAACGTTAGATAACGGAAAGCCAATCCGTGAAACAATGACAGCAGACGTACCACTTGCAATTGAGCATATGCGCTATTACGCTGGCTGGGCTACAAAAATCGTTGGTCAAACAATCCCTGTTTCTGGTGAATATTTTAACTATACACGCCATGAAGCTGTTGGTGTTGTCGGTCAAATTATCCCTTGGAACTTCCCACTTCTTATGGCAATGTGGAAAATGGGTGCAGCCCTTGCAACAGGATGTACAATCGTTTTAAAACCTGCAGAACAAACCCCACTATCCGCCCTATACTTAGCTGAATTAATTGAAGAAGCTGGATTCCCGAAAGGCGTTATTAATATCGTTCCTGGATTCGGTGAATCAGCTGGACAAGCTCTCGTTAATCATCCACTCGTTGATAAAATTGCATTTACAGGTTCTACTCCAGTCGGTAAACAAATTATGAGACAAGCATCTGAATCATTAAAACGCGTTACATTAGAACTTGGTGGTAAATCACCAAACATTATTTTACCTGACGCTGACTTATCTCGAGCAATTCCAGGTGCGCTTTCTGGCGTTATGTTTAACCAAGGGCAAGTATGCACTGCTGGGTCACGCTTATTTATTCCAAAGAAAATGTACGATAATGTCATGGCTGATCTCGTTCTATATTCAAAAAAATTAAATCAAGGCGCTGGTCTAAATCCAGAAACTACAATCGGACCTCTCGTTTCTGAAGAACAGCAAAAACGTGTAATGGGCTATATTGAAAAAGGCATTGCAGAAGGTGCTGAAGTACTTTGCGGAGGAA
This genomic interval from Bacillus cereus contains the following:
- a CDS encoding GNAT family N-acetyltransferase; this translates as MIQLHVYEEVLRFKEDVTSFLEKNEQANNLILGVLQVVQEPIFMAVAKRGEEVTIVFLQTVERQMIVATSEIAEEDIVELAKELTKVYPDIPGFIGNKKVIKKLAEEIAILEQKKIVVGMEQGVYELKRVKKKWNDGIFRTINSDELPLIEKWIYQFCEDVKLPTTKEEAKQTAHTLITTNRLFGLEVGGKLVSVAAKTRPTTNNITVNFVYTPKEERKKGYASNCVAALSQRMLDEGYKTTTLYTDLANPTSNKIYQEIGYEEIMESVLIFLEK
- the argH gene encoding argininosuccinate lyase, whose product is MKQSKEEFIKNEGADFPGKTYVDCVLQHVFDFQRNYLLKDMFQVHRAHIIMLTEEKLMKREEAKAILTALKKVGAIPKDQLLYTEQHEDLFFLVEHLLSQEAKCEFVSNMHIGRSRNDMGVTMYRMSLRQYVLRLMEHHLLLQESMLELAEEHMGTIMPAYTHTQPAQPTTFGHYVLAIYDTMQRDLERTRKAYHFVNHSPMGAAALSTTSFPIKRERVAQLLGFTNVIENSYDAVAGADYLLEVSSLLMVIMTNTSRWIHDFLLLATKEYDGITVAKPYVQISSIMPQKRNPVSIEHARAITSSALGEAFTVFQMIHNTPFGDIVDTEDDLQPYLYKGIEKAIRVFCIMNAVIRTMKVEAETLKSRSYKHAITITDFADVLTKNYEIPFRHAHHAASTIANMSMQQKKELHELHFKEVNMYLQEKLRVTLLEEEWKEIISPEAFIQKRNVYGGPSKKEMERMIQKRKESFRKEEEIFEKEKKRVLHAENDLNTLVSNIIES
- a CDS encoding serine hydrolase, with product MKKTIVCAVIVGIFVLLISGNFLVKKVWSSNNDDAQYIASFIEEHKDEKNSALLVKRNDKVVYSVNPDVVLPVASTMKLIVALEYTKQVTEGKIDPSSFVSINDVNRYYVPNTDGGAQDRWQSYLQKKEKITEGAVSLEEVAKGMVRFSSNANTEYLMEVLGLENINRNLQSLSLPAHQPLFPIVSSLYIPGYLHKELHVPKYKIEKKLKEMSQEQYRQYAMIIHERLKKKGPLLQKEIPLYLEERYDKIWSDRLPAASANDYMVLLQKANHKGGLTEAEEKVWADIVETDMSAKKYRKTFRHAGQKNGYTPWTVTKAVYAMDKRGNCTEIVFLANNLNEDDSAEIRKHLANLHFQVLQSDKYDATFIK
- a CDS encoding nucleoside hydrolase, whose amino-acid sequence is MKKVLFLGDPGIDDSLAIMYGIMHPDVDIVGVVTGYGNVTQEKATTNAAYLLQMAGREDIPVINGAKIPLSGDFVTYYPEIHGADGLGPIKPPKAFSPNIKPFCAFFDILEKYKGELIIVDAGRSTTLATAFILEKPMMKYVKEYYIMGGAFLMPGNVTPVAEANFHGDPIASQLVMQNAKNVTLVPLNVTSEAIITPEMVKYITKHSKTSFNKLIEPIFTYYYKAYKKLNPKITGSPVHDVVTMMVAANPSLLDYVYRRVDVDTVGVAKGESIADFRPQPDAKALKNWVRIGWSLHYKKFLEDFVKIMT
- the panF gene encoding sodium/pantothenate symporter → MNWYVIIPMIISFIVVFLIGVYASRRVQATANNKFLQEYFLGGRELGGLLLAMTMIATYGSASSFIGGPGIAYNMGLGWVLLSAIQVVTGYIVLTVIGKKFAIIARKMEAITLIDYLKGRYNNKAVVVLSALCIIIFLFSATVAQWVGGGRLIESLTGLSYTTALFLFTFSVLVYVLIGGFRAVALSDTLLGIIMLVGTTIILIATVIAGGGVEKIMQELIQINPNLITPFGADGSLTKSYVTSFWILIGIGVVGLPQISVRAMSYKNSKAMHQALIIGTIVVGTIMIGMHLTGVFARVVLPGITVPDKVMPLLAMEVLPPWLAGVFLAAPMAAIMSTVNSLLLLVSSSIIKDIYVNYINKDAADSTIKKGSLLITGIVGLLVYAAAIKPPDFLIWLNLFSFGGLEAAFIWPIVLGLYWRKGNATGALASILVGVGSYMCIHLFYPNPFGIHTVVFPICFAFIAYIIGSMVTMKKNV
- a CDS encoding YhdT family protein; this translates as MKNYHDDPRFRIAHREALIGLGLAIINFIIWYGFAYGLGSKDPSEYTYVLGFPSWFFYSCIVGFIVMVILLSLVVRFVFKDISLDEEEKSEE
- the dhaS gene encoding aldehyde dehydrogenase DhaS, with product MSQLAVNLHEKVEKFLQGTKKLYVNGSFVESASGKTFKTPNPATGETLAVVSEAGREDIHKAVVAARMAFDEGPWSRMSTAERSRLMYKLADLMEEHKEELAQLETLDNGKPIRETMTADVPLAIEHMRYYAGWATKIVGQTIPVSGEYFNYTRHEAVGVVGQIIPWNFPLLMAMWKMGAALATGCTIVLKPAEQTPLSALYLAELIEEAGFPKGVINIVPGFGESAGQALVNHPLVDKIAFTGSTPVGKQIMRQASESLKRVTLELGGKSPNIILPDADLSRAIPGALSGVMFNQGQVCTAGSRLFIPKKMYDNVMADLVLYSKKLNQGAGLNPETTIGPLVSEEQQKRVMGYIEKGIAEGAEVLCGGNKPFDQGYFVSPTVFADVNDEMTIAKEEIFGPVISALPFNDIDEVIDRANKSQFGLAAGVWTENVKTAHYIASKVRAGTVWVNCYNVFDAASPFGGFKQSGLGREMGSYALNNYTEVKSVWINLN